The following coding sequences lie in one Lolium perenne isolate Kyuss_39 chromosome 2, Kyuss_2.0, whole genome shotgun sequence genomic window:
- the LOC127333794 gene encoding uncharacterized protein isoform X2: MATNDDLAQIDISTEEKDKLVAEVMRYALFKTHQTTGCPIKREELTQIITKNYRQRGLPALVIKEAGDRLAATFGYEMRELQRTRAPSNRSARTSSQQLSKVDAKSYVLVSKLDPEVYSKYVEDKERAHLSGFAFVVISIVHVAGGKITEEDLWHQLKRLGLNENDENHPLLGNNKQALELLVQQRYLLKEKIAGPEGHFMSYELAERALDESISSKLKEYISQVVGTSAGTAE, translated from the exons ATGGCAACCAACGACGACCTCGCCCAGATCGACATCTCCACGGAG GAGAAGGACAAGCTGGTGGCGGAGGTGATGCGCTACGCGCTCTTCAAGACGCACCAGACCACCGGCTGCCCAATCAAGCGGGAGGAGCTCACCCAGATCATCACCAAGAACTACCGCCAGCGCGGGCTCCCGGCGCTCGTCATCAAGGAGGCCGGGGACAGGCTCGCCGCCACCTTTGGCTACGAGATGAGGGAGCTCCAGAGGACCCGCGCCCCGTCCAACCGCTCCGCGCGCACCTCCTCCCAGCAGCTCAGTAAG GTGGATGCGAAGAGCTACGTCCTGGTAAGCAAGCTGGACCCTGAGGTGTACAGCAAGTATGTTGAGGATAAGGAGCGTGCCCATCTGTCTGGCTTCGCTTTTGTTGTCATAAGCATTGTTCATGTCGCGGGTGGCAAGATCACTGAAG AGGACCTTTGGCATCAGCTAAAACGGCTGGGCTTAAATGAGAACGATGAGAACCACCCTCTTCTAGGAAACAACAAGCAGGCGCTTGAACTGCTAGTGCAGCAAAG GTACTTGCTCAAGGAGAAAATTGCTGGTCCAGAAGGTCATTTCATGAGCTATGAGCTTGCGGAGAGGGCATTGGATGAATCCATCAGTTCCAAGCTTAAAGAATACATTTCACAG GTTGTGGGCACAAGCGCTGGTACAGCAGAGTGA
- the LOC127333794 gene encoding uncharacterized protein isoform X1 encodes MATNDDLAQIDISTEEKDKLVAEVMRYALFKTHQTTGCPIKREELTQIITKNYRQRGLPALVIKEAGDRLAATFGYEMRELQRTRAPSNRSARTSSQQLSNVDAKSYVLVSKLDPEVYSKYVEDKERAHLSGFAFVVISIVHVAGGKITEEDLWHQLKRLGLNENDENHPLLGNNKQALELLVQQRYLLKEKIAGPEGHFMSYELAERALDESISSKLKEYISQVVGTSAGTAE; translated from the exons ATGGCAACCAACGACGACCTCGCCCAGATCGACATCTCCACGGAG GAGAAGGACAAGCTGGTGGCGGAGGTGATGCGCTACGCGCTCTTCAAGACGCACCAGACCACCGGCTGCCCAATCAAGCGGGAGGAGCTCACCCAGATCATCACCAAGAACTACCGCCAGCGCGGGCTCCCGGCGCTCGTCATCAAGGAGGCCGGGGACAGGCTCGCCGCCACCTTTGGCTACGAGATGAGGGAGCTCCAGAGGACCCGCGCCCCGTCCAACCGCTCCGCGCGCACCTCCTCCCAGCAGCTCA GCAACGTGGATGCGAAGAGCTACGTCCTGGTAAGCAAGCTGGACCCTGAGGTGTACAGCAAGTATGTTGAGGATAAGGAGCGTGCCCATCTGTCTGGCTTCGCTTTTGTTGTCATAAGCATTGTTCATGTCGCGGGTGGCAAGATCACTGAAG AGGACCTTTGGCATCAGCTAAAACGGCTGGGCTTAAATGAGAACGATGAGAACCACCCTCTTCTAGGAAACAACAAGCAGGCGCTTGAACTGCTAGTGCAGCAAAG GTACTTGCTCAAGGAGAAAATTGCTGGTCCAGAAGGTCATTTCATGAGCTATGAGCTTGCGGAGAGGGCATTGGATGAATCCATCAGTTCCAAGCTTAAAGAATACATTTCACAG GTTGTGGGCACAAGCGCTGGTACAGCAGAGTGA